A genomic window from Streptomyces brevispora includes:
- a CDS encoding HEAT repeat domain-containing protein — protein sequence MTITRQDTDAVRAALRGLEDGHSSVRLRAALAVGTTPDPRFVDKLIERCAIEPEFFVRDMLTWALTRHPVSMTLPELLREVRSERAQARSQALHTLSKIGDRQAWPAITRTLLSDDDDAVARSAWRAAAVLVPEGEESALAAVLATQLGRGGRETQLSLSRVLVALGETIAPALLVAATAPDPGMRAHALATQRLLRDPDAEFDFAIEEAKRIVALGGSGQEGR from the coding sequence ATGACGATCACAAGACAGGACACGGATGCGGTACGAGCAGCGCTCCGGGGATTGGAGGACGGTCATTCGTCCGTGCGACTGCGGGCTGCTCTGGCGGTCGGCACGACGCCCGACCCGCGCTTCGTCGACAAGCTCATCGAGCGATGTGCGATCGAGCCAGAGTTCTTCGTTCGTGACATGCTGACCTGGGCGCTCACCCGCCACCCGGTGTCCATGACGCTTCCCGAACTGCTCCGCGAAGTCCGCTCGGAGCGTGCGCAGGCACGGAGCCAGGCGCTGCACACGCTGTCCAAGATCGGGGACCGGCAGGCGTGGCCCGCGATCACCCGGACGCTCCTGTCCGACGACGACGACGCGGTGGCACGAAGCGCCTGGCGGGCCGCGGCCGTGCTCGTGCCGGAAGGCGAGGAGTCCGCGCTGGCCGCGGTGCTGGCGACACAACTCGGGCGCGGTGGGCGCGAGACGCAGCTGAGTCTCAGCCGGGTACTGGTCGCACTGGGGGAAACGATCGCGCCTGCTCTGCTTGTCGCGGCAACGGCCCCTGACCCGGGCATGCGCGCGCACGCACTCGCCACCCAACGGCTGCTGCGCGACCCGGACGCCGAATTCGACTTCGCGATCGAGGAGGCGAAGCGCATCGTGGCCCTCGGCGGGTCCGGTCAGGAAGGACGATAG
- a CDS encoding TnsA-like heteromeric transposase endonuclease subunit — translation MEALSRAYGDEALTAFELDFLSNGERRKHALGSSWQVPFEAVEPVRPFRWDKGTPGFAGWYYSVTVRDHVGYESWLERDRLILLDKDPQVRAISSQPFWLHWHDGERRRRHAPDYFVRLATGQARIVDVRAEDDMDEDTRDAFAATQRACSSVGWEFEWAGRPEPILMANVRWLARYRRARCGRPAAVVERLLEAFSEPRRLWDGAELVGDRIQVLPVLFHLLWLGKLKVDLSGGLLETGSLVWAEGRRQWAG, via the coding sequence GTGGAGGCGCTGTCGCGTGCGTACGGCGATGAAGCGTTAACGGCGTTTGAGCTGGACTTTCTCAGTAACGGTGAACGTCGCAAGCATGCTCTGGGGTCGAGTTGGCAGGTTCCGTTCGAGGCAGTCGAGCCTGTCCGGCCGTTTCGTTGGGACAAGGGAACACCGGGTTTCGCAGGCTGGTACTACTCGGTGACCGTACGGGATCATGTGGGCTATGAGTCTTGGCTCGAGCGAGACCGGCTGATCCTGCTCGATAAAGATCCACAGGTCAGGGCGATATCTTCGCAGCCGTTCTGGCTGCACTGGCATGACGGCGAACGGCGGCGCCGTCATGCTCCCGACTACTTTGTCCGGCTGGCTACGGGCCAGGCTCGGATTGTGGATGTCCGCGCCGAGGACGACATGGACGAGGACACGCGGGATGCCTTCGCGGCGACTCAGCGGGCCTGCTCTTCGGTGGGCTGGGAGTTCGAGTGGGCGGGCCGTCCGGAGCCGATTCTCATGGCTAACGTCCGGTGGCTGGCGCGGTATCGCAGGGCACGCTGCGGTCGACCGGCGGCGGTAGTTGAGCGACTCCTGGAGGCATTCAGCGAGCCGAGGCGCCTGTGGGATGGTGCTGAGCTCGTCGGCGACCGGATCCAGGTCTTGCCGGTGCTGTTCCACCTGTTGTGGTTGGGGAAGCTGAAGGTGGATCTCTCGGGAGGGCTGCTGGAGACCGGAAGCCTGGTCTGGGCGGAGGGGCGGCGGCAATGGGCCGGCTGA
- a CDS encoding VWA domain-containing protein has product MGRHSLPDDYTADGSGDRPSSRRRTVAIATTLVLAVAAGTAVAAQGGLLSFSKSCEDSAVHLSMVASPDIAPAARAVADKARKDNLGSDGHCVDVKVVARDSYKVADALADGTRAPDYQMWLPDSDLWLSRAKGTGDAVPLTPGDSVATAPSDDTLQETLGMWTITVQSARLTTVVDASGSMATTVPGRNQSRMDVTKASLIQALRQFTTNDEIGLWEFATGLDGDKDYRRLVATSRLGKQAKGGGTHREKLAEAFSALQPVPDGATGLYDTALAAYKEAQRTYVKGKFNAVVILTDGSNQDDRSISRSALIAELKRIADPERPVPLLAIAVGPDADREEVNQIAEVTGGGGYRVNDPAEIQAVILQAVMTAGQNGRAAQE; this is encoded by the coding sequence ATGGGACGTCACAGCTTGCCCGACGACTACACGGCGGACGGAAGCGGGGACCGTCCATCGAGCCGCCGTCGTACCGTGGCCATCGCCACCACGCTCGTTCTCGCCGTGGCGGCGGGAACCGCGGTAGCTGCCCAGGGCGGCCTGCTGTCGTTCTCGAAGTCCTGTGAGGACTCGGCGGTACATCTGTCCATGGTGGCCTCCCCCGACATCGCTCCCGCCGCGCGTGCCGTCGCCGACAAGGCACGCAAGGACAATCTGGGATCCGACGGTCACTGCGTCGACGTGAAGGTGGTGGCCCGCGACTCGTACAAGGTCGCCGATGCACTCGCCGACGGCACCCGCGCACCGGACTACCAGATGTGGCTGCCGGATTCCGATCTCTGGCTGAGCCGTGCGAAGGGGACCGGCGACGCCGTTCCGCTCACTCCTGGCGACTCCGTCGCCACCGCACCGTCCGACGACACACTTCAGGAAACGCTCGGCATGTGGACGATCACTGTGCAGAGCGCGCGGCTCACCACGGTCGTCGACGCCTCGGGGTCGATGGCCACGACCGTGCCGGGCCGCAACCAGTCCCGGATGGACGTCACCAAGGCGTCCCTGATCCAGGCTCTCCGCCAGTTCACCACGAACGACGAGATCGGCCTCTGGGAGTTCGCCACCGGGCTCGACGGTGACAAGGACTACCGCCGGCTGGTGGCGACCAGCCGGCTCGGGAAGCAGGCGAAGGGTGGCGGCACCCATCGCGAGAAGCTCGCCGAGGCGTTCTCGGCCCTGCAGCCGGTGCCGGACGGTGCGACCGGGCTGTACGACACCGCACTGGCCGCCTACAAGGAGGCGCAGCGCACCTATGTGAAGGGCAAGTTCAACGCCGTGGTGATCCTCACCGACGGCTCGAACCAGGACGACCGGTCCATCTCGCGCAGCGCCCTGATCGCCGAGCTCAAGCGGATCGCCGACCCGGAGCGCCCGGTTCCGCTGCTCGCCATCGCGGTCGGCCCCGACGCCGACCGCGAGGAGGTGAACCAGATAGCCGAGGTGACCGGTGGCGGCGGCTACCGGGTCAACGACCCGGCCGAGATCCAGGCGGTGATTCTGCAGGCCGTCATGACCGCCGGACAGAACGGCCGTGCCGCCCAGGAGTAG
- a CDS encoding ATP-binding protein → MPIPGQAGDDFGRHLTTLLGWRKFIATSLGQPMAIASEAEYEALVAAAESDPSAKEKKNAYDDDRLDHHARLQVIATSTVRHSVTCGRRLIILNRGAVSARRGLLVSGPANTGKTIALTQLGLAHELVDRRRHPDQDERIPVIYVTVPPSATSRMIAAEFARFLGLPVTRSLNFTDLTEAVVGVCTTARTGLVLVDEIHNISLHTRTGAEASDTLKYFSERIPATFAYAGIDIESGGLLSGTRGDQIAGRFTSVITHQFPYNKEWKGLVAQMEETLLLHRHQRGTLARLDRFLHTRTSGMIGTLAHQIRGAAVDAILSGTEKITKSGLLAVDLDIASGRNRPNNPPTAGGTG, encoded by the coding sequence ATGCCAATACCCGGCCAGGCTGGCGACGACTTCGGCCGGCATCTGACCACCCTGCTCGGATGGCGCAAGTTCATCGCGACATCCCTGGGCCAGCCGATGGCCATCGCGAGCGAGGCCGAGTACGAGGCCCTCGTTGCGGCGGCTGAGTCGGATCCGTCGGCGAAGGAGAAGAAGAACGCCTACGACGACGACCGGCTGGACCATCATGCGCGCCTGCAAGTGATCGCCACGTCCACAGTCCGGCACAGCGTGACCTGCGGACGTCGCCTGATCATCCTGAACCGCGGCGCGGTGAGCGCCCGCCGCGGCCTGCTCGTCTCCGGGCCAGCGAACACCGGCAAGACGATCGCTCTCACCCAACTCGGCCTGGCCCACGAACTCGTGGACCGGCGCCGGCACCCGGACCAGGACGAACGCATTCCGGTCATCTACGTCACCGTCCCGCCATCCGCGACTTCCCGCATGATCGCCGCCGAGTTCGCTCGCTTCCTCGGCCTCCCCGTCACCCGCAGCCTGAACTTCACCGACCTGACCGAAGCCGTGGTCGGTGTCTGCACCACCGCCCGCACCGGCCTGGTCCTGGTCGACGAGATCCATAACATCTCCCTGCACACCCGCACGGGAGCTGAGGCGTCCGACACCCTCAAATACTTCTCCGAGCGCATCCCAGCTACGTTCGCCTACGCCGGAATCGACATCGAATCCGGGGGGCTTCTCTCCGGCACCCGCGGTGACCAGATTGCAGGACGCTTCACCTCTGTGATCACCCACCAGTTCCCCTACAACAAGGAATGGAAAGGGCTTGTGGCGCAGATGGAGGAAACCCTCCTCCTGCACCGGCACCAACGCGGCACCCTGGCCCGACTTGACCGCTTCCTCCACACCCGGACCAGCGGCATGATCGGCACCCTCGCCCACCAGATCCGCGGGGCTGCCGTCGACGCCATCCTGAGCGGCACCGAGAAGATCACTAAAAGCGGACTGCTGGCTGTCGACTTGGACATCGCCTCCGGGCGCAATCGCCCGAACAACCCGCCAACAGCGGGCGGGACAGGGTGA
- a CDS encoding Mu transposase C-terminal domain-containing protein produces the protein MGRLRRPPILAVGKRVRFDGQVRGVLEVTAQAAVLEDAEAPHRVVALLELFAAEDFEVLFGAERMPLPASSGLDLLPAAALKQALWWEGHILEVVHGLPPDAEPGATPREEYRVGTSVAARDEAKAAELSRSGRPVTAYTVARLRRRYLKEGVAGLADHRAARKRPEFGAVDIRVVEAMRQAIEEGIDPSTRTASYLIWRTREILTQTEDEDETESGDEPEDETEDGQAEPEWPSRATLYRLVEKLTAGTHTLGSAVTRRSKAHTAGTTLGELTVSAPGEVMQIDSTPLDVMVRLDNGVVGKVELTGMIDVATRTPTALVLRPSTKSVDASVLLARTVTPELMRPGWVDALKMSRSVLPHRRLLTLDERLEHAAAKPVIVPEMIVCDHGKAFISHNFRASCRFLEIEFQPTHKGSPFEKGHIEKMLGSVATMFVQFLPGYTGRNTDRRGRHPEKENLWSLPELQDLLDEWVIAKWQNRPHDGLREPDHPGRLFTPNQKYAALVESSGYVPVALSADDYTELLPAAWRAVNSYGVRINNRTYDAPELGPMRRRDSGVTAKRGLWEVHRDPYDVSRVWVRNHRGEDEWVQATWKYLKRTPVPFGDLAWDHVSHQLPKATEEELAEAVAALLTRANAGPDPAEPGRKRKKNRPSKRDRQVAARTKVTAPAPVVLPEPQPADAPATEDPMDEEEMAEVIPLGLFDPLEDPWRRS, from the coding sequence ATGGGCCGGCTGAGGCGCCCGCCGATTCTGGCAGTTGGCAAGCGGGTTCGGTTCGACGGGCAGGTCCGCGGAGTGCTCGAAGTGACCGCGCAGGCCGCGGTCCTGGAGGACGCGGAGGCTCCGCATCGCGTGGTGGCTTTGCTCGAGCTGTTCGCGGCGGAGGACTTCGAGGTCTTGTTCGGCGCGGAGCGGATGCCGTTGCCTGCCTCATCCGGCTTGGACCTGCTGCCTGCCGCAGCGCTCAAGCAGGCTCTGTGGTGGGAGGGCCACATTTTGGAAGTCGTACATGGACTTCCACCGGACGCGGAGCCCGGCGCGACGCCGCGCGAGGAATACCGGGTCGGCACATCGGTGGCCGCACGGGACGAGGCCAAGGCGGCCGAGCTGTCCCGGTCCGGGCGCCCGGTCACGGCCTACACGGTCGCCCGGCTGCGTCGCCGCTACCTCAAGGAAGGGGTTGCCGGGCTGGCCGATCACCGGGCGGCCCGCAAGCGGCCGGAGTTCGGGGCGGTGGACATCAGAGTGGTCGAGGCGATGCGCCAGGCCATCGAGGAAGGTATCGACCCCTCTACTCGGACCGCGTCTTACCTGATCTGGCGGACGCGAGAGATCCTCACGCAGACCGAGGACGAAGACGAGACGGAGAGCGGGGACGAGCCCGAGGATGAGACCGAGGACGGACAGGCGGAGCCCGAGTGGCCCTCTCGGGCCACGCTCTACCGGTTGGTGGAGAAACTGACGGCGGGTACTCACACCCTGGGCTCGGCGGTGACGCGCCGGTCGAAAGCTCATACGGCGGGCACGACCTTGGGAGAGCTGACGGTGAGCGCTCCGGGTGAGGTCATGCAGATCGACTCCACCCCGCTGGACGTGATGGTCCGTCTCGACAACGGAGTGGTCGGCAAAGTCGAGCTCACAGGCATGATCGATGTCGCGACCCGGACCCCGACGGCGCTTGTCCTGCGGCCGTCGACGAAGTCCGTCGATGCCAGCGTGCTGCTGGCCAGGACGGTCACGCCCGAGTTGATGCGGCCGGGCTGGGTGGATGCCCTCAAGATGTCCCGCTCCGTGCTGCCTCACCGCAGGCTGCTGACACTGGATGAGCGTCTGGAGCATGCGGCTGCCAAGCCGGTGATCGTCCCGGAGATGATCGTCTGCGATCACGGCAAGGCGTTCATCTCGCACAACTTCCGGGCATCGTGCAGGTTCCTGGAGATCGAGTTCCAGCCGACCCACAAAGGCTCGCCCTTCGAGAAGGGCCACATCGAGAAGATGCTGGGCTCGGTTGCCACGATGTTCGTGCAGTTCCTCCCCGGATACACCGGCCGAAACACTGACCGACGCGGCCGACACCCGGAGAAGGAAAACCTGTGGTCACTGCCCGAGTTGCAGGATCTCCTCGATGAATGGGTGATCGCCAAGTGGCAGAACCGCCCACACGACGGGCTGCGAGAACCCGACCACCCCGGGCGGCTTTTCACTCCGAACCAGAAGTACGCCGCGCTGGTGGAGTCCAGCGGCTACGTCCCGGTCGCGCTCAGCGCAGACGACTACACCGAGCTTCTGCCCGCTGCCTGGCGGGCCGTCAACTCCTACGGCGTTCGCATCAATAACCGCACCTACGACGCTCCGGAACTCGGGCCCATGCGTCGGCGCGATTCAGGTGTCACGGCCAAGCGCGGGCTCTGGGAGGTCCATCGGGACCCCTACGACGTCTCGCGCGTCTGGGTACGTAACCACCGCGGTGAAGACGAGTGGGTCCAGGCGACGTGGAAGTACCTGAAGCGGACGCCTGTTCCTTTCGGTGACCTCGCCTGGGACCACGTCAGTCACCAACTTCCCAAGGCCACCGAGGAAGAACTCGCTGAGGCCGTGGCCGCTTTGCTGACCCGTGCGAACGCCGGACCGGATCCGGCTGAGCCCGGCCGGAAGAGGAAGAAGAACAGGCCCTCCAAGCGCGACCGTCAAGTGGCGGCCCGGACCAAGGTGACGGCTCCTGCCCCTGTCGTCCTTCCCGAGCCGCAGCCCGCAGACGCGCCAGCCACCGAGGACCCCATGGACGAAGAGGAGATGGCCGAGGTGATCCCGCTGGGACTCTTCGACCCTCTTGAGGACCCCTGGAGACGTTCGTGA
- a CDS encoding PhzF family phenazine biosynthesis protein, whose protein sequence is MRIRIVDAFTDRPFTGNPAGVLLLGPDGFPDDSRLQQVATELNLSETAFAHPLPPGGAADWALRWFTPATEVDMCGHATLATAHVLRTTAGAGGTVRFAARCGILISTAHPDGSLTLDFPTAPLTPEAPPEGLAAALGAEPVSVHDTGPHIGDLLVELADEATVRALTPDFAALVAHSRRGIIATAAATGPDCGYDFVSRGFFPAVGIDEDPVTGSAHTALAPFWSARLGRDDLTGLQASARSGLVRTSLRGDRALLTGHAVTVLDGELLVTL, encoded by the coding sequence ATGAGGATTCGAATCGTCGACGCGTTCACCGACCGCCCCTTCACCGGCAATCCCGCAGGCGTCCTGCTGCTGGGCCCGGACGGCTTCCCGGACGACAGCCGGCTCCAGCAGGTCGCGACGGAGCTGAACCTGTCCGAAACCGCGTTCGCGCATCCGCTGCCGCCGGGCGGCGCCGCCGACTGGGCGCTGCGCTGGTTCACCCCGGCCACCGAGGTGGACATGTGCGGCCACGCCACCCTCGCCACCGCCCACGTCCTGCGCACCACCGCGGGGGCGGGCGGCACGGTTCGCTTCGCTGCACGGTGCGGGATTCTCATCTCGACCGCGCACCCGGACGGCTCGCTCACGCTCGACTTCCCCACCGCGCCGCTGACCCCCGAAGCCCCGCCGGAGGGGCTGGCCGCCGCGCTGGGCGCGGAGCCCGTGTCCGTACACGACACGGGCCCGCACATCGGCGACCTGCTGGTGGAACTGGCCGACGAGGCGACCGTACGGGCGCTCACCCCGGATTTCGCGGCGCTGGTCGCCCACTCGCGGCGCGGCATCATCGCCACGGCCGCGGCCACCGGCCCCGACTGCGGCTACGACTTCGTGTCCCGCGGCTTCTTCCCCGCCGTGGGCATCGACGAGGACCCCGTGACGGGGAGCGCCCACACCGCCCTGGCGCCGTTCTGGTCGGCCCGGCTCGGCCGGGACGATCTGACGGGCCTGCAGGCGTCCGCCCGGTCCGGGCTGGTCCGCACCTCGCTGCGCGGCGACCGCGCCCTGCTGACCGGGCACGCGGTGACGGTCCTGGACGGGGAACTGCTCGTCACCCTGTAA
- a CDS encoding glutamate-cysteine ligase family protein, whose amino-acid sequence MGEKIVAGAFDLSDRQRYRRKLHQCLEGLERLLAERRFDRPRNLMGMEIELNLAGSDGMPRMMNGQVLERIASRDFQTELGMFNLEVNIVPHHLDGRVLDQLAEELRTGLGYADRKAGEVDAGIMMIGILPTVGSADMVRANLSAVDRYALLNDQMVAARGEDFSLDIEGVEHLVCTSGSITPEAACTSVQLHLQVTPERFADVWNAAQAVAAVQVALGANSPFLFGRELWRESRPPLFQQATDTRPPELQNQGVRPRTWFGERWIGSAYELFEENLRYFPPLLAICEEEDPLRVLDEGGVPRLQELILHNGTVYRWNRPVYGLSGGVPHLRVENRVLPAGPTVADVIANTALYYGLVRALAEESRPVWTRMPFTAAAENFETACRRGIDAELLWPRPGRSGGLTRVPAVELVRDELLPLAAAGLDAWNIEPADRDRYLGIIEERCKRRTNGASWQADTYHRAREAGLGRDAALAAMTRRYAELMQDGEPVHSWPVGVPGT is encoded by the coding sequence ATGGGGGAGAAGATCGTGGCGGGCGCCTTCGACCTGTCCGATCGGCAGAGGTACCGGCGGAAGCTCCACCAGTGCCTGGAGGGGCTGGAGAGACTCCTGGCGGAGCGGAGATTCGACCGTCCGCGCAACCTCATGGGCATGGAGATCGAGCTGAATCTGGCGGGCTCCGACGGCATGCCGAGGATGATGAATGGACAGGTTCTGGAGCGCATCGCGAGCCGAGATTTCCAGACGGAACTCGGGATGTTCAATCTGGAAGTGAACATTGTTCCCCACCATCTGGACGGACGCGTTCTCGATCAGCTGGCCGAAGAGCTGCGGACCGGTCTCGGATATGCCGACCGGAAGGCCGGCGAGGTCGATGCCGGGATCATGATGATCGGAATACTTCCCACGGTCGGCAGCGCCGACATGGTCCGCGCGAACCTCTCCGCCGTGGACCGCTACGCGCTTCTGAACGACCAAATGGTGGCGGCGCGCGGCGAGGATTTCTCCCTTGATATCGAAGGCGTGGAGCACTTGGTCTGCACCTCCGGTTCGATCACGCCGGAAGCGGCCTGCACCTCGGTCCAGCTGCATCTGCAGGTGACCCCGGAACGCTTCGCGGACGTGTGGAACGCCGCCCAGGCCGTTGCCGCGGTCCAAGTGGCCCTGGGAGCCAATTCGCCCTTCCTGTTCGGCCGGGAGCTGTGGCGGGAGTCGCGTCCGCCGCTCTTCCAGCAGGCCACGGACACCAGGCCGCCCGAACTGCAGAACCAGGGGGTGCGCCCGAGGACCTGGTTCGGGGAGCGGTGGATCGGTTCCGCGTACGAACTCTTCGAGGAGAACCTGCGCTACTTCCCCCCACTGCTGGCCATCTGCGAAGAGGAGGACCCGCTGCGGGTCCTCGACGAGGGCGGGGTGCCCCGGCTCCAGGAACTCATCCTGCACAACGGCACGGTCTACCGCTGGAACCGGCCGGTGTACGGGCTGTCGGGCGGCGTCCCGCACCTCCGGGTGGAGAACCGGGTGCTGCCCGCGGGACCGACCGTCGCCGACGTGATCGCCAACACCGCGCTCTACTACGGGCTCGTGCGGGCCCTCGCCGAGGAGTCCCGTCCGGTGTGGACCAGAATGCCGTTCACCGCCGCGGCCGAGAACTTCGAAACCGCCTGCCGCCGGGGCATCGACGCCGAGCTGCTCTGGCCCCGGCCCGGCCGCTCCGGCGGACTGACCCGGGTGCCGGCCGTCGAGCTCGTACGGGACGAACTGCTGCCACTGGCCGCCGCCGGGCTCGACGCGTGGAACATCGAGCCCGCGGACCGCGACCGCTACCTCGGGATCATCGAGGAGCGCTGCAAGCGGCGGACGAACGGGGCGTCCTGGCAGGCGGACACCTACCACCGGGCGCGGGAGGCCGGACTGGGGCGGGACGCTGCGCTCGCCGCCATGACCCGCCGGTACGCCGAACTGATGCAGGACGGCGAACCCGTGCACAGCTGGCCGGTGGGCGTCCCGGGGACGTGA
- a CDS encoding CPBP family intramembrane glutamic endopeptidase, translating into MADSCPQEAVSRRILRSETVLVLALSLGASGVSALISFVGSLTKPGALKAQAATLNSSYAPGRPWLDLAWQLFGITTALVPVALVAHLLIREGAGLRAIGFDRTRPGSDLGRGTLVAAGIGSAGLAFYLVVRAAGFNLTVVPESLPDVWWKFPVLILSAIQNSVLEEVIVVGYLLRRLGQLGWTPMAALVASSVLRGSYHLYQGVGGFIGNMVMGVVFVLLYRRWQRVGPLVAAHALLDIGAFVGYALLAGKVGWLPTP; encoded by the coding sequence GTGGCTGATTCTTGTCCTCAGGAGGCTGTGTCACGACGGATCTTGCGGTCCGAGACGGTGTTGGTACTGGCTCTCTCGCTGGGGGCCAGCGGGGTGTCCGCCCTGATCAGTTTTGTCGGATCGCTGACGAAACCGGGTGCTTTGAAGGCTCAGGCGGCGACGCTCAACAGCTCGTACGCACCTGGGCGTCCCTGGCTGGATCTCGCCTGGCAGCTCTTCGGCATCACGACGGCGCTGGTGCCCGTCGCCCTGGTGGCTCATCTGCTGATCAGGGAGGGGGCGGGCCTGCGGGCGATCGGCTTCGACCGGACGAGGCCGGGTTCGGACCTGGGGCGGGGCACGCTGGTGGCGGCGGGCATCGGCAGCGCCGGACTTGCCTTCTATCTGGTGGTCCGGGCCGCCGGTTTCAATCTCACGGTCGTCCCCGAGTCGCTGCCCGACGTGTGGTGGAAGTTCCCGGTCCTGATCCTGTCGGCGATCCAGAACTCCGTGCTGGAGGAAGTGATCGTCGTCGGCTATCTGCTGCGCCGGCTGGGGCAGTTGGGGTGGACCCCGATGGCTGCTCTGGTGGCCAGCTCGGTGCTGCGCGGCTCGTACCACCTGTATCAGGGTGTCGGCGGGTTCATCGGCAACATGGTGATGGGTGTCGTCTTCGTACTGCTGTACCGCCGCTGGCAGCGGGTGGGGCCGCTGGTCGCGGCGCATGCCCTGCTCGACATCGGGGCGTTCGTCGGATACGCGCTGCTGGCCGGGAAGGTGGGCTGGCTGCCCACCCCGTGA
- a CDS encoding DUF5999 family protein, with protein sequence MCQHQPPCPTADSADREAARLVAHHPEQGWSLLCNGVLLFEDTGELLPDGQIIAPHRPLGTGRVMKAA encoded by the coding sequence ATGTGTCAGCACCAGCCACCCTGCCCCACAGCCGACTCAGCCGACAGGGAGGCAGCCCGCCTGGTGGCGCACCATCCGGAACAGGGCTGGAGCCTGCTGTGCAACGGTGTCCTGCTCTTCGAGGACACCGGCGAGCTGCTCCCGGACGGGCAGATCATCGCGCCGCACCGGCCACTGGGAACGGGCCGGGTGATGAAGGCCGCCTGA
- a CDS encoding MerR family transcriptional regulator: protein MLIGEVARRSGVSARMLRHYESLGLVRPSGRTGSGYREYSGEDVQRIFHIESLRSLGLSLREIGRALDDPGFTPSALVDDLIRQTRERIAAETELLTRLRRIDAVDPAGWEDVLQVVVLLHALGSKSPHARQRAALSSVDEAPVPVEALVEAALSETDPNVAGALRWALARSGGCGTALLAEGLGSPVAAVRERAVRSLAEMPGGEAAARLRDALANPDIVVRRCAALALGTRGAADAVPTLIDMIAGGYNDTDAADALSVLASDTATADRIANGLVARLAHDTTEAPGRGRLTQALAGIPGTRASRALVELSHDVDRAVALTAAYLLQVRDER, encoded by the coding sequence GTGTTGATCGGTGAGGTGGCGCGACGGTCCGGGGTCAGTGCCCGCATGCTCCGGCATTACGAGTCGCTCGGTCTGGTGCGTCCCTCGGGTCGTACCGGCTCCGGCTACCGGGAGTACTCCGGGGAGGACGTCCAGCGGATCTTCCATATCGAGAGCCTGCGGTCGCTGGGGCTGTCGCTGCGTGAGATCGGACGCGCGCTCGACGATCCCGGCTTCACGCCCTCGGCGCTCGTCGACGACCTCATCCGTCAGACGCGCGAACGCATCGCGGCGGAGACCGAACTGCTCACGAGGCTGCGCCGGATCGATGCCGTGGACCCCGCCGGCTGGGAGGACGTCCTCCAAGTCGTCGTGCTCCTCCACGCGCTGGGTTCGAAGAGCCCCCACGCGCGCCAACGCGCGGCCCTTTCCTCGGTCGACGAGGCTCCGGTGCCGGTGGAGGCCTTGGTCGAGGCGGCACTGAGCGAGACGGATCCGAACGTCGCCGGGGCCCTTCGATGGGCGCTGGCGCGATCGGGCGGCTGCGGCACGGCGCTGCTGGCGGAGGGCCTCGGTTCACCGGTGGCCGCGGTGCGGGAACGCGCTGTCCGGTCCCTCGCCGAGATGCCCGGCGGTGAGGCCGCCGCGCGGCTGCGGGATGCCCTCGCGAACCCCGACATCGTGGTCCGCCGGTGTGCGGCGTTGGCGCTCGGGACACGTGGTGCGGCCGATGCGGTCCCCACGCTCATCGACATGATCGCAGGGGGATACAACGACACCGACGCGGCCGATGCACTGAGCGTGCTGGCGAGCGACACCGCGACGGCGGACCGGATCGCGAATGGGCTCGTCGCCCGCCTCGCCCACGACACCACGGAAGCACCCGGACGCGGACGGCTGACCCAGGCGCTGGCGGGCATCCCGGGGACGAGAGCATCACGTGCCCTCGTAGAGCTGTCGCATGACGTGGACCGTGCCGTCGCGCTGACCGCGGCATACCTTCTTCAGGTACGCGACGAACGGTGA